A stretch of Xenopus laevis strain J_2021 chromosome 8S, Xenopus_laevis_v10.1, whole genome shotgun sequence DNA encodes these proteins:
- the tmem203.S gene encoding transmembrane protein 203 isoform X1: MLFSLLELVQWLGFAQLEIFLHISALLVFTVLLALKADGFAPSMSWWNVFIPFFTADGLSTYFTTIVTVRLFQDGEKRQAVLRLFWILTILSLKFIFEMLLCQKLVEQSRELWYGLIMSPIFILLQLLMIRACRVN, translated from the coding sequence ATGCTGTTCTCCCTGCTTGAGCTGGTGCAGTGGTTGGGATTCGCCCAGCTGGAAATCTTCCTACACATCTCGGCATTGCTGGTATTCACCGTGCTGCTGGCACTCAAGGCCGATGGATTTGCCCCCAGCATGTCCTGGTGGAACGTCTTCATCCCGTTTTTCACCGCCGATGGCTTGAGCACCTACTTCACCACCATCGTAACGGTGCGGCTCTTCCAGGATGGGGAGAAACGGCAAGCGGTCCTTCGTCTTTTCTGGATCCTCACCATCCTCAGCCTCAAGTTCATCTTCGAGATGCTCCTGTGCCAGAAACTGGTGGAACAGAGCCGGGAGTTGTGGTACGGCCTCATCATGTCCCCCATCTTCATCCTGCTCCAGCTGCTCATGATCCGAGCCTGCAGGGTCAACTAG